The Pseudomonas pergaminensis nucleotide sequence ATTCGTGGAAGAGGCCGAAGCCGCGCTCATCGCCCAGGTGAAAGTGCCGGCGGGCTACTGGACCTCGTGGGGCGGCCAGTTCGAACAATTGAAGGAGGCGTCCGACCGGCTGCGCATCGTGGTGCCGGTGGCGTTGTTGCTGGTGTTCGGCTTGCTGTTCATGATGTTCAACAACCTCAAGGACGGGCTGCTGGTGTTTACCGGCATTCCATTCGCCTTGACCGGTGGGATCATGGCGCTGTGGCTGCGCGATATTCCGCTGTCGATCTCGGCCGGGGTGGGTTTTATTGCCTTGTCCGGTGTGGCGGTGCTGAACGGGCTGGTGATGATCGCGTTCATCCGTAACCTGCGCGAGGAAGGGCGTTCGTTGTCGGTGGCCATCCACGAAGGTGCGTTGACCCGGTTGCGCCCGGTGCTGATGACGGCATTGGTGGCGTCCCTGGGGTTTATCCCCATGGCCCTCGCCACCGGCACCGGCGCCGAAGTGCAGCGGCCGCTGGCGACGGTGGTGATCGGCGGGATTATGTCGTCTACGTTGCTAACGTTGCTGGTGCTACCGGCGTTGTATCAGTGGGCGCATCGCAAGGAAGAGGAAATACCAGGCTGAACCGTGTAAACCGGCCCGGCTGGCTGCTGACGTCGGCGTGCCCCTGATGCAGGCGCATGATCGACTGCACAATCGCCAGCCCCAGGCCGGTGCCGCCTTCGGCCCGGGTGCGGCTGCTGTCGGCCCGGTAGAAACGTTCGAACAGGTGCGGCAGGTGATGGGCTTCGATGCCGCGCCCCGGATTGCCGACCGACAGCGACACGCTCTGGTCGTAGCTTTCCACCAGCAACAAAACACTGGAAGCCTCGGGGGTATGGCGAATGGCATTGGACAGCAGGTTGGAAATGGCGCGCTGGATCATTAGGCGATCCCCCATCACCCAGGCGTCGCCGCGCAGGCTCAGGGTAATGTGTTTGTCCTCGGCGCTGAGGGCGAACAGTTCCATCACCCGCCGGGCCTCCTGCGCCAATGACACCGGGGCAAACCCGGCGCGTGCGGCGGGGTGGCTGACCTGGGCCAGGAACAGCATGTCGGAAACGATTCGCGACAGGCGCTCCATTTCCTCGGTGCAGGATTCCAGGCCGGCCTTGTATTCCGCCGAGGGCCGTTCGCGGGACAAGGTCACCTGGGCCTTGCCCATCAGGTTGGTCAAGGGCGCGCGCAGTTCGTGGGCCAGGTTGTCGGAGAACTGCGACAGTTGCTGCACCCCGGCGTCGAGGCGATGCAGCATAACGTTGATGCCCTCGGCCAACTCGCCTAGCTCCTTGGGCAGGTTGTCCAGGGACAGGCGATGGGTCAGGTCTTGGGTACTGACTTTGGCTGCCACCCGGCTGAACTGCTGCAAGGGCGCGAGCCCGCGTTGCACCAGCCACCAGGCGCCCATGCCGATCAGGATCAGCAGCATCGGCAGCGCGATGACCGTGGAGCGCAGGTAGGCACTGAGCAACGCTTCATCATCGGAGCGGTCCAGCGACAGCAGCACACGCACGTACTCGCCCCCTTGCAGGGGCATCAGGCGCGTCGCACTGAGGATGCGATTGCCCTGGCTGTCGACCCAGTTCAGATAGGCCAGGTCTTTGCCGGTGGGCACATCGAGCAGCAGCGGTTGTTGGGGCTTGGCGCCGACGCTGAGGAGTACCGGTGCATCGCGCCGGGTACCGATGATGGTCAGGTAGATGTTGTCGTGGCCCATCACCAGGTCCAGCAGCGAATGGGGGCGGTTGGTGATGCGATGTTCATCGAGGCCTTGGCCGAGGGTATGGGCCAGTTGCTCCATTTTGTTTTCCAGGCCCTTGCGCGCCAGCTTGTCCAGTTCATGGGTCAGCGCCAGGAACGCCAGGGTCGCCAGCAGCACAACCAACCCGGCGCCCATCAGGCTGACCGTCAACCCCAGGCGCATCGACAGGCTGCTGGTCCTCATGGGCGCGCCTCCAGCACATAACCCACGCCGCGGATGGTATGGATCAACTTTACTTCGCTCTGGTCATCGACCTTGGCCCGCAGGCGGCTGATTGAAACCTCCACCACATTGGTGTCGCAGTCGAAGTTCATGTCCCACACCAGCGAGATGATTTGCGTGCGAGTCATCACCTCGCCGGCCTGGCGCATCAGCACATGCAGCAGGGCGAATTCCTTGGTGGTCAGGTCGATCCGGCGGTTGCCGCGATAGGCGCGATGCCGGCGCGGGTCCAGTTCCAGGTCCGAGACCCGCAGCACGTCCGGCACCGGGATGTGTTCGCTGCGTCGCAGCAGGGTACGCACCCTGGCCAGCAGCTCGGGAAACTCAAAGGGCTTGACCAGGTAATCATCGGCGCCCATGTCCAGACCCTTGATCTTGTCGGCGAGCCGCCCGCGTGCGGTCAGCATCATCACGCGCTGGTTGCCGTCGCGGCGCAGTTGCTCCAGCACTTCCCAACCGTCGGTGTTGGGCAAGTTGACGTCAAGGATTACCAATTCGTAGCTGTGTTGCCGGGCCAGGTGCAGGCCATCAATGCCGCTGGCGGCGCAATCGACGACATAACCGCTTTCGGTCAGGCCTTGCTGCAGGTAGTCGGCGGTTTTCTGCTCGTCCTCAACCACAAGGATACGCATGGGGAGTTACCTTCAAAGAAAACGAAAAGGGCATGGCCTCATAGCGAGGCGGGGTAGTCTGTAGGCCACGTCATCAAAAGCGCAGCCTGAACGGTGAAGTAGCTTTAGGGTCAAGCCACGTCAGGCGCGCGCGACGATTCGTCACAGAGCCTGCGCACAAAAAAAACGCCCCGGCTGGGGCGTAAAAATTCATCTCTGTTCCAAAGGAGCTACACAAAAGCTGCAGAGATGAGATGTGTTCGATGTGCAGTGTAGAAAGTGCAACTTAACGCGAAGGTGAGCCTGATATTACAGTTCTGACAGACTTCAACCTGTGAAGAGGTGTAGTGCATCGGCAAGTGAATGTAATGGGCTGGCTTTACAGTACGGCGATGGGGTACTCGACAATAAGCCGAACTTCTTCCAGGTCCGACTCAAATGCACTGGAGCGCACGGTCGCCTGTCGCAGTCGCAACGATAAGTCCTTCAAGTTGCCAGCCAGCACGACATATTTGGCCTCGATATCCCGCTCCCAGCGGCGTTGATCGGTGAGAGGGTCACCTGCCGCATCGCGACGCATGTACACCGCGTTGGCATGGCTGTAGTCGGCGCCGGTGCCTTTGCCGTAGCGGGTCATGAACGACAGGCCGGGGATGCCGAAGGCCTGCATGTCCAGGTCGTAGCGCACCATCCACGAACGCTCCTTGGGCGAGTTGAAGTCACTGTACTGGATCGAGTTGTTCAGGAAGATCGAGTCCGACTGGCGCAGGTAATCGAAGTCGTCATCGCCGTTGTTGCGTTGGTGCGATACGGCCAGGCTGTGGGCGCCGACCTTCACTCCGAGCCTGGCGCTCCAGATGTTGTTGTCGAACTCACCCAGGCGTTTTTGACCTTCGTCCACGGCCTTGTAGTAGTTGAAGTCACCAAACAGCGAGATGTCGTCATTCAGCGGATAACTGGCGGCGCTGCCGAAGTAGTACTGGTCCCAGGCGTCCTTCAGGCGACTGCTGTAGAGGCTGACGCTGAGGTGTTTGTTGACGGTGTAGTCGCCGCCAAAATAGCCGACCCAGGGCGAGTCGACTTGCCCCGCGTAGAAGGTCGCAAAGCCTTTGTTCATGCCACTTTCGGTCGGTTGGCTCATGCCGCTCAAACGTCCGCCTTGCAGGGTCAGGCCCTCAAGGCTGGTGTTTAGTGCGGTCACGCCCCGGAAGCTTTCCGGCAAGACGCGCGAATCGCCGTAGGCCACCACCGGGTTCAGCGGGAATACGTCGCCGGCCTTGATCACGGTATCCAGCACACGCAATTTCGCCGCACCGCCGACTTTGCTGTAGTTGTCCTCGGGGTGGTTTTCGCTGTCCACCGGCAACATGCCGAACGAACCCTTGCCGCCGCTGCGACCGGTGCCTGAGTCGAGTTTCACGCCGACCATGGCGAACGCGTCCAGGCCAAACCCCACGAAGCCCTGGGTGAAGCCGGATTCAAATTTGCCAATCAAACCCTGGGCCCAGGCTTCGGAATAGCCGTTGCCGGTGGGACTGGACTGGCCCTTGCGGTCATCGCGGTTGAAGTAAAAATTACGCGCCAGCACATTGAAGCTGCTGCCCTCGATAAAGCCTTCGGGCTTGTCCTCCACGGCCACCGCAGCCAGCGGCAAGGCGGCACACAGTGACAGGGGCAAGCTGTAGTGACGGATACGCATGGTTCGCTCCTGGGTATTGGCAGTTATCAGCTTCTTATGGGAGTGGGCGTTCTTATTGATGTAGCCCGGGCTGATAGTTGCAAACCGTGGATAACGAAGACGTGGCGCGCACATTACAATTCTGGAAACTCAGCGTTATCTAACAAATAAGTAATGTTCTAGTGAAGGTGGCGTCAGGGTTCGTTGGTTAGTCTCGGCACTGAACTTCAGTCGAGGAACTAACCATGAACTTTTATACCGTGGGTCTGGGTGTGCTAACTGCAATCCTGTCTTTTGGCGCATTGGCCGAGGGCGGGGGTGATCGAACGTTCGCGTTGATGATGGAACGCAACGAGAAGGCCATGGCCGACTACGCAGCCAAGAAAGGCAAGCCGGCACCCCAGGTGCAGGCGTACCGCTATGGCATGACACTGGACATTGCCAAGGTGGTCAACGTTACGCCGCCGATCCGTTCGTGCAACCCGGTGCCGTCGCGCATGACCTATGAGGACTCCAGCGGCAAGCTCTCTACTCTTGAATATCAGGTGATGGGGGTGTGCCGAAATAACGGCAGTTAATGGATCCAAAAATATAGTTGTTTTGGGGATTAAAGCCCGCTTAAGAAAATGCGGGTAGCGCCGATGCAGGTCAGGTTCATCTCCCCCATTTGGTCATTGGTGCCCCATGTTCAACACCCGTTTGAAGCAGGAGCTGGCGGCTCTTCGCGAAGAATTGTCCAGCTTGAATCAGGTCAAGGAGAGCCTGGAAAGTGAAATGTTGTGCCTGACGCTGGACGCCGAAGGCCGGGTGGAGTGGGCGAACGCTAACTTCCTGCAGGAACTGGCCTACCAGAATGGTCAACTGCTGGGGCGCGCGATCGAAGATCTGGAGCCGGCCCACGTTCGTCGGGATGAGTTCCAGCAACGCTTCAAGAACGCCCTGGTGCGCGGTCAACACTTCGCAGGCACCGTGCGCCTGATGCGTGGCAATGGCCAGGAAGCCTGGCTGCGCTCGATTGTGCAGCCGGTGCGCAGTTCCGATGGGCGCATCAAGCATTTTTCGATTTATTCCAGCGATCTCACCCGCACGATCGAAGCCTCCCGCGAGCATGAAAACCTCATGAACGCCCTGGTACGCTCGACGGCCGTGATCGAGTTCGACCTCGGTGGCCACGTGCTCACC carries:
- a CDS encoding heavy metal sensor histidine kinase gives rise to the protein MRTSSLSMRLGLTVSLMGAGLVVLLATLAFLALTHELDKLARKGLENKMEQLAHTLGQGLDEHRITNRPHSLLDLVMGHDNIYLTIIGTRRDAPVLLSVGAKPQQPLLLDVPTGKDLAYLNWVDSQGNRILSATRLMPLQGGEYVRVLLSLDRSDDEALLSAYLRSTVIALPMLLILIGMGAWWLVQRGLAPLQQFSRVAAKVSTQDLTHRLSLDNLPKELGELAEGINVMLHRLDAGVQQLSQFSDNLAHELRAPLTNLMGKAQVTLSRERPSAEYKAGLESCTEEMERLSRIVSDMLFLAQVSHPAARAGFAPVSLAQEARRVMELFALSAEDKHITLSLRGDAWVMGDRLMIQRAISNLLSNAIRHTPEASSVLLLVESYDQSVSLSVGNPGRGIEAHHLPHLFERFYRADSSRTRAEGGTGLGLAIVQSIMRLHQGHADVSSQPGRFTRFSLVFPLPCDAPTDTTPVAPATLAT
- a CDS encoding heavy metal response regulator transcription factor is translated as MRILVVEDEQKTADYLQQGLTESGYVVDCAASGIDGLHLARQHSYELVILDVNLPNTDGWEVLEQLRRDGNQRVMMLTARGRLADKIKGLDMGADDYLVKPFEFPELLARVRTLLRRSEHIPVPDVLRVSDLELDPRRHRAYRGNRRIDLTTKEFALLHVLMRQAGEVMTRTQIISLVWDMNFDCDTNVVEVSISRLRAKVDDQSEVKLIHTIRGVGYVLEARP
- a CDS encoding OprD family porin is translated as MRIRHYSLPLSLCAALPLAAVAVEDKPEGFIEGSSFNVLARNFYFNRDDRKGQSSPTGNGYSEAWAQGLIGKFESGFTQGFVGFGLDAFAMVGVKLDSGTGRSGGKGSFGMLPVDSENHPEDNYSKVGGAAKLRVLDTVIKAGDVFPLNPVVAYGDSRVLPESFRGVTALNTSLEGLTLQGGRLSGMSQPTESGMNKGFATFYAGQVDSPWVGYFGGDYTVNKHLSVSLYSSRLKDAWDQYYFGSAASYPLNDDISLFGDFNYYKAVDEGQKRLGEFDNNIWSARLGVKVGAHSLAVSHQRNNGDDDFDYLRQSDSIFLNNSIQYSDFNSPKERSWMVRYDLDMQAFGIPGLSFMTRYGKGTGADYSHANAVYMRRDAAGDPLTDQRRWERDIEAKYVVLAGNLKDLSLRLRQATVRSSAFESDLEEVRLIVEYPIAVL
- a CDS encoding DUF2790 domain-containing protein, whose product is MNFYTVGLGVLTAILSFGALAEGGGDRTFALMMERNEKAMADYAAKKGKPAPQVQAYRYGMTLDIAKVVNVTPPIRSCNPVPSRMTYEDSSGKLSTLEYQVMGVCRNNGS